The Gemmata palustris genome includes a region encoding these proteins:
- a CDS encoding GNAT family N-acetyltransferase, which yields MSDVRFPIGFRLERLAKSHPRKAFASGQTDVDDWLATKALQNQDKHLSATKVILDESGGIAGYFTLATGQVDFGDLPAEAAKKLPRRMLPVAVLAWLGVAVDRQGQGLGRLLLAQALRDCYQAGQTFAFIAVILDCIDDTSKAFYQHFDFTELPGRPYRLFLTAAQLEAMMTES from the coding sequence ATGAGCGATGTGCGGTTCCCGATCGGGTTCCGGCTCGAACGGTTGGCGAAATCTCACCCCCGAAAAGCGTTCGCGAGCGGTCAGACCGACGTGGACGACTGGCTCGCGACAAAGGCGCTTCAGAACCAGGACAAGCACCTTTCCGCAACGAAAGTGATTCTCGACGAATCCGGGGGCATCGCTGGCTACTTCACGCTCGCGACCGGTCAGGTCGATTTCGGCGATCTCCCGGCCGAAGCTGCCAAGAAACTCCCGCGTCGAATGCTGCCGGTTGCGGTGCTGGCGTGGCTCGGCGTGGCGGTCGACCGACAGGGACAGGGGTTGGGGCGGTTACTACTCGCACAAGCCCTACGCGACTGCTATCAGGCCGGGCAGACGTTCGCCTTCATCGCGGTCATTCTCGATTGCATCGACGACACTTCTAAAGCATTTTACCAACACTTCGACTTCACCGAACTCCCCGGCCGCCCCTACCGCCTCTTCCTCACCGCCGCCCAACTCGAAGCCATGATGACGGAATCGTAG
- a CDS encoding type II toxin -antitoxin system TacA 1-like antitoxin: MAKAHSKAASPLMVRLDEESKGVLTRAAELRGISVSDYVRQVTVAQARKEVTAAHEQTIAMTPDEQLAFWTALSTPVKLTAAQKALGKLMRGES; encoded by the coding sequence ATGGCAAAAGCGCATTCAAAAGCCGCCAGTCCACTCATGGTTCGGCTTGATGAAGAGAGCAAAGGCGTGCTGACCCGTGCAGCGGAACTGCGCGGTATTAGCGTGAGTGATTACGTTCGGCAGGTGACCGTTGCACAAGCCCGCAAAGAAGTTACGGCGGCCCACGAGCAAACCATTGCCATGACACCGGACGAACAACTCGCGTTCTGGACCGCGCTCAGTACTCCCGTCAAATTGACCGCGGCGCAGAAGGCGCTCGGCAAACTCATGCGAGGTGAATCGTAA